Part of the Streptomyces europaeiscabiei genome is shown below.
GACGCTTTCGGAGGCGCGGTCGGCGCCTCGCGTGCCGCGGTGGACGCCGGCTACTACCCGCACCAGTTCCAGGTCGGGCAGACCGGCAAGTCCGTGTCCCCTCAGCTGTACATAGCCCTGGGTATCTCCGGGGCGATCCAGCACCTCGCCGGAATGCAGACGTCCAAGACGATCGTCGCGGTCAACAAGGACCCGGAGGCGCCCATCCTCGACCTCGCCGACTACGGTGTGGTGGGCGACCTGTTCGCGGTGACTCCCCAGCTCACACAGGAAGTCGCCGCCCGCCGCGCCGTCGATTGAGGTGCTGCGCGACCGGAGGGGGCGGCCGACGGCCGCCCCCTCCGGCCATTCGCTGACTGCGGTGAGCGTTCACCTGCGGCAACCCCGAGACCGATGCCAGCCCTGAGACCGGGCATTGAGACACCGACCATGGGGGAGGACCCCATGCGATACATCGGGAAACCCGGGTCCTGCTGCGATGTGTACATCGACGCCGATCCCACGCGGGTGAGGGCGTTGGTGACGGACATTGCTCTGCCGGCCCGCCTGAGCCCTGAGCCCTGAGCCCTGAGCCCTGAGCTGCAGCGTGTGGAATGGCTCGACGGCGCCGAGGCGCCCGCACCGGGAGCCCGTTTCGCGGGGTACAACCACCACCGGATGATCGACGAGTGGCGGAAGGTGTCGCACATCGCCGAGCTGGAGGAACAGCGTGCTTCGGCTGGGCGGTCGTTGATCCGGACGGCCGCTACGGTGACCCGGTCGTGGACCCCGCGAAGCCCCTGCCACATGGCGCTTCGAATTCGGGCCCGAAGGGACCGGCACGAGGCTGAAACGGTCTGCCTGGTGGGGACCGGGCCGTTCCGGGGTCGATCCGGCCATGGAGCCCAGACCGGAGCGGGACAAGGAGATCGTGGCCTTCCGGCTGGCGGAGCTTCGCACGAACAATGGGAGCAGCCTTGTACGGCATCAGGGCGCTTGCCGAAGCAACCAGCCAGCCAGATCTGTCGCGACCGGCGCAGATCAGAGCCGGTTGGCCCACGTCAGCCATGCTCTCAAGTCGGCCTACGCATGAGCCCCTACTACCAAGAGGGCGGCCGGTTCGTCGGACGTTCCGCACAGCTGCAGGGTGCGCGAGTCCGCTCACCGAGGCCGCCCGGTGCGAGGCGAACCTGTGCGCGGCAGCCGACGGGGCGCACCGCGAGCGCGACGGCAGCTCCCACGGTAGTCCTGGCCGCCGGGCTGAGGCTGTTCTGTGAACCTGTACCCAACTACCGTCGCCTTTCCGGCCTTCAGGTCGCCTGGTAGTTGAAGAACCCTTGTCCCGACTTGCGCCCCAACAGGCCCGACTCGACCATGCGGCGCAGCAACGGGGGAGGGGCATACAGCGGTTCGCGGTACTCCTCGTACAGTGCCTCACCTATCGCCGCGACGGTGTCCAGGCCGATGAGGTCGGCGAGGCGCAGTGGGCCCATGGGGTGGGCGCAGCCGGCGGTCATCCCGGTGTCGATGTCCTCGGCCGTCGCCGTGCCGGAGCTGACCATCCTTACCGCTGCCAACAGGTAGGGAACCAGGAGGGAGTTCACCACGAAGCCGGCGCGGTCCTGCGTGACGATCGTCCTCTTGCCCAGAGTCTCGTCGGCGAAGGCCCGCACAAGCAGTTCGGTGACCTTCGAGGTGTGCAGCGAGGGGATTATCTCGACCAGTGGCATGACAGGGACCGGGTTGAAGAAGTGCAGGCCGACCACCGACTCCGGCCGTCCGGTCGCTGCCGCGAGCCGGGCGATGGGGATCGAGGAGGTGTTGCTGGCGAGTACGGCGGCCGGATCGGTGACCACCTCGTCGAGCTGCCGGAAGAGCGCCGTCTTGGCCTGCTCGTCCTCCACGGCCGCCTCGATCACCAGGTTCGCCCCGGACAGGTGGGAGAGGTCCCCGGTGGCTGAGATCCCGGCCAGCGCATGGGCACGGTCCTCCGAGGTGAGGGTGCCGCGTTTCTCCGCCTTGAGCAGGGAGTCGGCCACGCCGGCCAGACCGGCACGGGCCCTGTCCTCGGTCACGTCGCACAAGGTGACGCGCAGGCCGGCCCGGGCGCAGACCTCGGTGATGCCCCGGCCCATCTGCCCGGCGCCGACGACGCCCACGTGCTTGATCGATGTCATGCGTTCCTCCGCCTGTCCTTCTCCGTCCGGCGGCAGTCGACGGACGCCGCCACGGTCTGTTGTTGCCGAGTCGAGCCTAGGCCGGTCGCACCCCCTCTGAGCTGCTCGGACGGTGCGTTTCCCGCGTACAAAGATGCGCCGGTTCGGTGTCGGTCGGCGGTGCGGCGGGGAAGCCCCGCCGTCAAGATCAGGGATGGGCCCGGCGCCTGGAGAGGCGAGCCCGAGGAGGTGGTCGTGGGAGCGAGGACGGCACGACCGGACGGGGACATGACGGCACTGGCGGGGAGTGGGCCGAGGCACCCCGCGAAGGCCGCGGATCGCCAAGCTCGCCCCATGCCGTCCGCCTGCCGGCGCAACCGCGGCTTCAGCCGGCGGCGATCGTGGCGGCGGCCGCCTCCCGCAGGCGGCGGATCACGCCGCGCACGGCGGGGGAGGTCTCGCCTCTGCGGTAGGCGCCCACCAGTCGCGTGGTCAGCGGTACGTCCGCCAGCGGGCGGTAGGCCACTCCGGGGATCTGCACGCGGCGCAGCGACTCGGGGACCAGGGCCACCGCGAGACCACCGCCCACCAGTGTCAGAGCCGCGATGAAGTCCCGTACCGGGGGAGCGCACCGTGGGCTGAAACCACCCCGCTCCGCCACCTCCAGGATCTGGTCCCGGCAGCCGTACTCCTCGTCGAAGTGCGGGGCCACGAACTGCTCGTCGCGCAGCTGCGCCGCCGGTACCGCCTCGTACGCCGCCAGCGGCGCGTCGGTCGGCAGCGCCAGGACGACCTCCTCGGTGAGCAGACAGATGGCCGTGACCTCGGGCGGGTACTCCGGCCGCCAGCGCAGGAAACCGACGTCGATGTCCCCGCAGGCCAGTGCTTCCAGCTGCGCCGGGGTCTCCAACTCGCGTACCTGCAGGGTGAGCTGCGTGCCGGGGGCCGCACAGCGGGTGAGGACGTCGGTCAGTACTCCGGAGAAGGCGGCCGAGGCGACGTACGCGATCTGGGCGTGCCCCAGCTCCCCGCGGCCTGCACGTCGTCCCACGGCCTCGGCCCGCGCGGCCTGGGCGAGGGTCAGCCGCGCCTCGTCGAGGAACAGTCGCCCGGCGCTGGTGAGTGCCGGGCGGGTGCGTCGTCCGCGGTCGATCAGGCGGACGCCCAGGTGCGACTCCAGCGCCCTGATCTGGGCGCTGAGTGCCGACGGAGCGAGATGCAGACGGTCCGACGCCCGTGCGAAGTGCAGTTCCTCCGCGACGGTGACGAACGATTCCAGCCAGCGCAGTTCCACCGGCCCCTCCGTCCTGCTGGGCGTGTGCTCAGGCCTGCACCGGCCGAGTGTACGGCCGGTGGGTCGGGACACCCCGCGGCGGCGTCAGGGCAGAACAGGACCGCCGCGGGGTGAGTACGGTACGCCGTGGTTCAGGGGATGACGACGTAGTTGCTGAATCCGCCGTCGCGGTCCTCCAGGCCCGAGATCGCCTCGTTGACCCTGGACAGCGGGAAGGGCTTGACCTGCAGGTAGGACAGGTCCAGAGCGCCCGTGGCCACCATGTCGGCGAGTTCCTGCCCCTGAGCGGTGCTGAACCAGTTCGAGCCGATCAGCTGGACCTGCTCGTCCATGAGCCACTTCACGTCCACGGGCAGCCGGTCGGCCACGCCCCCGACGTTGACCACCTTGCCGCCCCGCCGGACGCCCTGCATGGAGTCGAGCATCGTCTCCACCGGGGCCTTGGCACCCAGCGCGCTGATGACATAGTCCGCGCCCTCGCCGCCGGTGCGGGACTTCGCCCACTCACCGGTGGAGCCGTCACCCAGCCGGAAGACCTCGACCCGCTCCGGGTCCAGTTCCTTGACGCGCTTGAGGAGTTCCTCGTTCCGGCCGGTCCCGAGAACCCGCGAGGCACCGGAGGCCAGCGCGAGCACGGTTGAGGCGACCCCGAGGGTTCCGGTGACCCCGTCGATCAGCGCGACCTGGCCGGGGCCGGCGGCGGCGTTCTTGAGGGCTCCGTAGGAGGTGCCGATGTAACCCAGCTTGCCGGCCTGCTCGAACGTCATGGTGTCCGGGAGGTTGACGATCGAGTACTGCGGGGCGGTCATGTACTCGGCGAAGCCGCCGTAGGGGTAGAGGTCGAAGA
Proteins encoded:
- a CDS encoding 3-hydroxybutyryl-CoA dehydrogenase, with translation MTSIKHVGVVGAGQMGRGITEVCARAGLRVTLCDVTEDRARAGLAGVADSLLKAEKRGTLTSEDRAHALAGISATGDLSHLSGANLVIEAAVEDEQAKTALFRQLDEVVTDPAAVLASNTSSIPIARLAAATGRPESVVGLHFFNPVPVMPLVEIIPSLHTSKVTELLVRAFADETLGKRTIVTQDRAGFVVNSLLVPYLLAAVRMVSSGTATAEDIDTGMTAGCAHPMGPLRLADLIGLDTVAAIGEALYEEYREPLYAPPPLLRRMVESGLLGRKSGQGFFNYQAT
- a CDS encoding LysR substrate-binding domain-containing protein, whose amino-acid sequence is MELRWLESFVTVAEELHFARASDRLHLAPSALSAQIRALESHLGVRLIDRGRRTRPALTSAGRLFLDEARLTLAQAARAEAVGRRAGRGELGHAQIAYVASAAFSGVLTDVLTRCAAPGTQLTLQVRELETPAQLEALACGDIDVGFLRWRPEYPPEVTAICLLTEEVVLALPTDAPLAAYEAVPAAQLRDEQFVAPHFDEEYGCRDQILEVAERGGFSPRCAPPVRDFIAALTLVGGGLAVALVPESLRRVQIPGVAYRPLADVPLTTRLVGAYRRGETSPAVRGVIRRLREAAAATIAAG
- a CDS encoding alcohol dehydrogenase catalytic domain-containing protein; this encodes MAKMLAARLHALGEPMSVDTIDVPTPRPTDVLVRVKACGIVPNMANVINNWPTWFPHQPLPKFPAIFGLDAAGVVEAVGEAVLHTKPGDRVYVNPLRSCGSCQVCRGGELSRCRYFTLNGYFSTSRDGQRIFDLYPYGGFAEYMTAPQYSIVNLPDTMTFEQAGKLGYIGTSYGALKNAAAGPGQVALIDGVTGTLGVASTVLALASGASRVLGTGRNEELLKRVKELDPERVEVFRLGDGSTGEWAKSRTGGEGADYVISALGAKAPVETMLDSMQGVRRGGKVVNVGGVADRLPVDVKWLMDEQVQLIGSNWFSTAQGQELADMVATGALDLSYLQVKPFPLSRVNEAISGLEDRDGGFSNYVVIP